Part of the Photobacterium sp. DA100 genome is shown below.
AGAAGCGCAGGAAGCCCGCAAGGTGTTCAACGAGCTGATGCGTACTCGTTTGGAAGCAATGGTCGAGCAGGAAGTGTAAGTAAGTACTGACCTGTAATTTTAAAAATGCCGAGTCGTTTGACTCGGCATTATTGCTCCTAATGTTTTTGCTAGAGCAGGCGTTAGATCTGATCGACCACAGCCCACACGGCAGCCAGTACATCCTGGCCGAAAGCAACGCTTCTCTCCGGCGACCAGCCATAGAACTCATCGGGGTGGCTGATGTGATCCTTAAAAGGCATCTCGATAGTGTAAGACAGGCATTTGAATTGCTCGGCTACCCAGTTGGAGCCAATGGTCAGGTTGGCTTTGCCCGGTTCGTCTTTATCGTAGCCATGGGCAACCTGGAACTCTGGGGTGATAGTGAGCAGGGCTGCTTTGAAGGCGTTTTCCAAAGCGGCATGTCGCTCATTGTAAGACGGGATCCCCTCGCTGCCTGCGACGAAGTTATACGGGATCGCCTCGTCACCGTGGATATCGAGGAACATGTCGACACCAGTAGCGAGCATGCGCTCGCGAACCAGGAAGACTTCCGGGCTCTTCTCCATTGATGGGGTTTGCCATTCACGGTTGAGGTTGACGCCGATTGCGTTAGTACGCAAGTGACCACGGATACTGCCGTCTGGGTTCATGTTCGGTACGATATGGAACACCGCTTTGTCGAGCAGAGCTTTGGCGACAGTATCGGTGTCATCGAGCAGTCGTTGCAGCAGGCCTTCGATGAACCACTCGGCCATGGTTTCGCCAGGGTGCTGGCGGCCAATGATCCAGATGTTTTTCTTTCCGTCTGACGGCTCGCCGACGGTCAGCAAGCTCATATCGTTGCCGTCAAGGGTAGCTCCCAGGGTTTCCAGTTTGCAGCTGAACTGGCTTTGCGCTTGGTGCAGTAAATCTTGGTGGCGGTCGTAGCTGTATGGGGCGAAGTAGGCAAAATACATCGAGCCGTATTCTGGGATCACCTTGAAGCTCAGGGTATCGCCATCAAACTCTGCCGGAATACGGAACCACTCTTCTCGATCGTACGAGGCGACAACATCATAGTCCTGCCAGCCTTCCGGGTAGGCGGATTTGGCCAAGTTTAAGATTGAGAACTGGTGTTGCTGCTGGGGCTCGCTTTCTAGGCGGAAATGGAACCACTGCGCGATGTCTGACTGGTTATCGGCAGGGATAGTCAGCTGGATGTTGTCTGGTGAGTCGGCACTGACGATATGGATGTTACCACTTTCGAAATTGCTGAAAATTTTCATTGTTATCAATCTTATGTTTGTTGAGGTGAAAGGAGGTTAGCAATAACTATAGCCTTTCTGAAGCAAATAACTGTTACAGAGCGTTGATAACCCTGCCTGCAAACTCAGTAAGGACTTCGGCCTGTTAGGCTGCTGGGGTAACATGGGTACAAAAATGATAAACAGGAAGATAGAGTGGCTTTTCATTATGTAGCGCGTGGTTTGATTAGAGATGGCGGTCATATCCTTTTGGTCAGGGCGATTGGCGATACGATGACGTTTTTACCCGGCGGTCATATAGAATTTGGCGAATCCGCTCCGGTAGCGTTGGCGCGTGAACTGCGCGAGGAAGCGTCGATAGCAGCCAAGGTTGGGGCTTTTGTTGGTGCGGCGGAAAATGAGTGGTTCCTCGGGGGGCAACTGCAGGCAGAGATCAACCTGATCTTTGATGTTGAAACAGACTTATCACACCATGAGACTGTAGTCTCTAATGAAGCCCATCTTGAGTTTTTCTGGGTGCCTTGCGAAGAAATTGAATATTGGAACTTATTTCCTGAGTCTCTCCGACAGTTAGTGAAACAAAATAGTCTTCCTAAATACGCTTTTTGGGGGACAGGAATTTCACTAAAATCAGAGTGATCCTATCTTTTTTCGGCTTTTTCTTTGGCTTTTTATGTTAATTTGGCTTGTTTTGTGCAATGTGTGACCAAACGAACGGTTTAGGGGTTTACACAAACCACTAAGCTTTATATTATACGCCGCACTTACGGAGAGATGGCTGAGTGGTTGAAAGCACCGGTCTTGAAAACCGGCATACGTTAATAGCGTATCTAGGGTTCAAATCCCTATCTCTCCGCCACATTCTAAAAGTTTGACCAAGGTTGAGCTTTACAAAGAATTGGAGCGGTAGTTCAGTTGGTTAGAATACCGGCCTGTCACGCCGGGGGTCGCGGGTTCGAGTCCCGTCCGCTCCGCCACTACACTGAAGCCCTTGTCGAAAGACGAGGGCTTTTTTGTATGCGTTTGATATGGGCGTCAGTTCTGCGAACTGATGAGTCCCGCTGGAGCGCCAGCCCGGCCGTTCCGCCACTACACTGAAGCCCTTAACTAGGCGTCCCCGACGAAAGACGAGGGCTTTTTTGTGTGTGTTTGATATCGGTGTCAGCCCCGCAGAAACCTGCAGGGCCCTATCTTTTCAGCGGTGCTCTATGCTGTTATTTCGAGAAACCGCTTCAGTAACGCCTCGCCCTGCTGTTGGGTGAGGTAGCCTGGTACTGGGTAAGTGCCATGGGCTTCGGCTAGAGCCCGCTTGGTGATTAGCGGGATCTCTTCTTCCTTCAGCTCTGGAAAAGAGGTTGGAATTCCGAGTTCGGCGTTGAGGTGGCTTATCGCGTCGATAAACTCTTGTGCCGTACTTAGCCCGACAGCCTCAGCCAGCAGTGCCAAGCGATGCTCACAGTAAGGCTTCAAGAGGGTCAATACATTCGGTAGCAATACGGCATTGGCGAGACCGTGGGGAATGTTATACATGCCGCCTAGCTGATGGGCGAAAGCATGAACATAGCCAACGTAGGCACGGGTAAAGGCGCAACCAGCTTTATAGGAGGCGATGGCCATTTGTTCCCTGGCTTCGAGGTTAGTTCCATCGTGGAATGCGACAGGCAGGTGGATGAAAATTTGCTCTGTGGCTTCGGTGGCGTATCTATCGGTGAGGGGAGTGTGGTATGTGCCGATGAATGCCTCGATGGCATGGGTCAACGCATCCATCCCGGTTGCGGCAGTAATTGGCTTGGGCAAGCCAACCATGAGTTTGGGATCAATCAGTGCCACATCCGGCAGGATGGCCGGATCGACAATCGTAAACTTCTCACGTGCGCCGGGATCAGAAACGACGGCTGCGACGGTGGCTTCTGAGCCGGTCCCAGCTGTTGTGGGAATCGCCATAAATGGGGGAAGTTTTTTCCTGATCTTTAACTTGCCTGCAAGCCTGCGGACGGGCTTATTCCTTACCACCTTAGCGCCTATCGCTTTAGCACAATCTATTGGTGAGCCGCCACCGATGGCAACAATGGCGTTGCAGCTATGCTCGCGGAACAGGTCTGCTCCTACTGCCACATTGGCAATTGTTGGGTTGGGTTTCACTTCATCATAGATAACATACTCAATGCGTTGGGCCTGCAGGGAATCGCATAGCGAGGTTGTCAGCCCCAGTGAGTGGATCATCGCATCGGTAACAATAAGTACTTTTTGGGCCCCTTTCTCGGCCATCAAAGCACCGGCACTGGCAACACTGTCAGTACCCATTTCAAGCTGAGGGAATGGAATCGTAATGAGTTTGTTGAGCTGTTTATTGATTCCAACCACTGTTTTGTAGAGCAACATAGTAAACATCCTTTTAAACGCGTGTTTGAATTATAACCAAAGTGGGTTAGGCGTGTATGGGATGTGCTTCATAGTTAAGTAAAAATATGATGCTATATGCTTATTAGCTATTGGCTAATAACTCCGCCAGAGAGGAAGCCTGTGCCGTGAGCTTATTGTCTTGGTATAGGTAACTGGTTGTGGTTTGAGTGCCATCGGTAAATCGCTTGGTAATTTGGTAGGGGGTTCCTTTGGCTAGATACCAAAGAAAGTGCTCGGTTGCTTCATCGAAGGTTTTATCTGCTACGGCTGTGGGAGTGTGAAAGTCAAATTGGGTCAAGGCGATGGTATGGTTACTGTCGATACGATGCTTTTCAACATGTTTAAAGCCAAACTCATGGGCTACCGGGGCAACACCTCCGGGTAGCATGTGGGCAGGAATGACTATTCGTGCTTGGCAAAGGGCCATTATATCTCCTTATGATTTATTATGATCTTGGCACATGCCGACCAGAATAGACAGTGCCCGAGCACGCAAATTCCTGATGGACTGCCACACTGTAAGTAAGTTCGCGAAAGGAGATAAGCAATGAAGCGAAGGGACTTTTTGGCATTGTGGTCGATGTTGTTTGTAGCTCCGGGTTGGGCTAGGCAGCCTTTTCTTGTTACCCCGTCGCAGGCCGAGGGGCCGTTTTATCCGGTAAAGCCGATCCCACCGAGAGCGAATTTGATTTTGCACCAGCAAGGCCTTACTGGAGAACCTATTGAGTTATCAGGGCGGGTGATGGATGAGTGGGGGCAACCACTTTCTGGTATCAGAGTCGAGATTTGGCAATGTGATGGCGAAGGTGTCTATGATCATCCTCAGCAGCCCAATCATCAGGCGTTTGATAGTCATTTTGCGGGCTGCGGTGCTGTTGTTACCCAGAACGATGGTATGTATCGTTTTCGAACGATTCGTCCTGTGCCTTACACCCGTCGCCCTCCGCACATCCATGTCAAACTATGGCGTGGGGCTGTTGAACTGCTTACCACTCAGCTTTACCTTGAGGGCCAAACCGGTAATGAGTGGTGGGGGGGCCGGGAGCGCCAATACTTGCAGTTTAAGTTGGTAGAGCGGCAAGATGTGGAAGTCGGTGAGTTTAATTTTGTTGTGATTGCTTAAAAATACCCAAAAAAGCGCGAATATTGGTGTAATTTAAAGCGGTCGAGCTTTTAAGGTATTTACTTCATTCTCAGAGCTTTATATTATACGCCGCACTTACGGAGAGATGGCTGAGTGGTTGAAAGCACCGGTCTTGAAAACCGGCATACGTTAATAGCGTATCTAGGGTTCAAATCCCTATCTCTCCGCCACATTTTAATAGTCAGTAGCAATACTGGTTATTTGACCTTCTGGGTAAGCAGGGTTCAAATCCTCCATACCCAGAGCGTCTCCACCACATTCTAGAAGTTGGGCTTTAAGCCGAGTTTCACACAGAATTGGAGCGGTAGTTCAGTTGGTTAGAATACCGGCCTGTCACGCCGGGGGTCGCGGGTTCGAGTCCCGTCCGCTCCGCCACTACACTGAAGCCCTTGTCGAAAGACGAGGGCTTTTTTGTATCTAACGCTCCCGAAAGTGCTGCGCACTTTTGTCTGCGGAACTAGGCGTCCCCACCGGGGTGCCGGACCATCAAGTCCGTCCGCTCCGCCACTACACTGAAGCCCTTGTCGAAAGACGAGGGCTTTTTTGTGACTCAAGATTATGGTTGGTTATCTGAGTCAGTGCTCACCAGCCTTGCACCTGGCTCATAGATGCCCTTGGTGTCTTCTGGGTTGTAAAGCTCACAGGTGCCAAGTGACAGGCAGCCACAGTTGATACAGCTACTAAGCTTCGATTGCAGGCTTTTTAGTGCCTGAATTCGCTCCTCGAGCGTTTTATTCCAGTCTCGCGCGAGCCTTTCCCATTCTTCCTGCTTAGGCGCTCTATGCTTGGGCAGATCTGATAGGGCCTCAGAGATCTCTTGCAGTGAAAGCCCGATATTCTGCGCGGCTTTGATCACCGCGATCCGGCGCAAGATTTGCCGATCATATAGCCTGCGGTTTGCGTGATCCCGAGAACTCACAATCAAGCCTTTCTCTTCGTAGAAATGCAGGGTAGAAACATTAATACCAGAGCGTTTTGCTACCTGGCCGACGGTCATGCTCATGTTAATTTCTCCGCCTCATGCTGTTGCAGAGACACTAGCTAAGTTGAATTAGGGGCTGTCCCATTATTTTTTATTTAGCCACAAAAAAAGCTTTACCTCAACCTAACTTGAGGTTTTATCATCCTTTCCATACCAATAAGCGACAGTAGTTAAGTGGTTAAATTTTAAGGGGTAATAATGAAAGTTTTGGCAATTGGCGCAACAAACAGTACCACATCCATCAATAAACAACTCGCGACGTACGCTGCAGGCTTGGCCGAAGGTGCAGACGTTGAAGTGTTGGATTTGAATGATTTTGATATGCCTATTTACAGTGAGCAAAGAGAAAAATCATCGGGTATTCATGAACATGCCAAGCGCTTTTTCAGCAAGATTGGCGAAGCAGACGCTGTGGTGATTTCATTCGCTGAATACAATGGGTCATATACTGCGGCGTATAAGAATATTTTTGACTGGGCATCACGGATTAATATGAAAGTGTACCAGGGCAAACCCGTTATTATGCTTTCTACCTCACCAGGCCCGGGCGGTGCAAAATCGGTTTTGTCGGCGGCTTTGGAATCAGCGCCGTATTTTGACGCAGAAGTAAAAGGCTCATTATCTGTGCCAAGCTTCTATGACAATTTTGATGTTGAAAAAGGTGAGCTATCGAACATTGAGCTAGCTGAAGAACTTAAATCGGTCATGCGCAAAATTTAACTACCGATATACCCAAGTAATTTCATGATGCTTGGGTATATTTGAAATGCCTTAACTTTTCCGCTAGCCCTGCCAGTAATGGCGGGGCTTGATGATATTAAGTCTTAGGCTGCCTTGCTTGTTGTCAGCATAAAGATACTGCGGCCGAGCAAGCGGGGAAGATCGTTTTCTTTTACCTCGGCTCCGAGCTTCTCTTCTATAAGGTCCTCAAGATCCCGCCATGCCTGCTTTGCGTACTCAATAGCCACATGGTGCGAGGCATTATTGAGCAGTAACTGCATGACTGCATTAAATGTCGGGCGAGCCAGGGCTGACTCAAATGATGAACTGAAGGCGTCTCTGCTCGACAAATCGAGTTCATTCAGTACGGCATTGAAAATCCTGCCATCAAGCGCCGATAGAAAGTGCTCTTTTTTACCAAAGTGATTGAGAATACCGCCACGCGAAATACCTGTCATGGTTTGTAAGCGGGTGTAGGTCATTTTTTCATAACCGACCTGAGGGTCTAGCAGGCACTGAATGACTGCATCCAAAATTCGCTGGCGGGTTTTCAATGCTTCTTCTGGGGTTACTTTTGCCATCAATGGGGTCCTACGTCGAAGTTAAACACCCAAAGGTGCTTGCAAGAAATGATGCGCTATTAATTTACGGTTTATTGTACTGTAAAGTTCGAGTGGGTATCAATGTCAAAATCTTAGAGAGTGCTTACCGCTGCTTGCAAAGGGTAGGTGATTGGCTGGTTTTACCCGATAAATGATTTTGGCGAAAAGAACAATAAAAAAGGCGCTAAGTGATTCACTTAGCGCCTTTTATTTACTTAATGTTGGCTAACTTAGCTCAGCAATTCTTTAGCTGTCTCAACTGCGTTTTCAGTCGTGAAGCCGAACATCTTGAATAGTTCGCCTGCAGGTGCTGATTCGCCGAAGGTTGTCATACCGATGATACGGCCGTCGAAACCAACGTACTTGTACCAGAAGTCGGCAATACCCGCTTCAATGGCAACACGAGCCGTGACGTCTGATGGCAGAACAGCTTCACGGTATGCCGCGTCTTGCTTGTCGAATGCATCGGTAGATGGCATTGAAACAACGCGTACTTTCTTGCCTTCTGCGGTTAGCTGGGCAGCCGCTTCTACCGCTAGCTCCACTTCAGAGCCGGTGGCGATAAAGATAAGCTCTGGCTTGCCTTCACTGTCTTTCAGGATGTAGCCACCCTTAGCGATGTCAGCAACCTGTGCTTCGCTGCGCTCCTGCTGTGCTAGGTTCTGGCGCGAGAAGATCAGAGCTGTTGGACCGTCTTTGCGCTCGATAGCCAGTTTCCATGCTACGGCAGATTCAACCTGGTCACATGGACGCCATGTGCTCATGTTAGGAGTCAGGCGCAAAGATGCCATCTGCTCAACCGGCTGGTGAGTCGGGCCATCTTCACCCAGACCGATAGAGTCGTGAGTGTAAACCTGAATGTTCTGCACTTTCATCAGTGCTGCCATACGCATTGCGTTACGCGCGTATTCCATGAACATTAGGAACGTTGCACCGTATGGTACGAAACCACCGTGTAGCGCGATGCCGTTCATGATTGCAGTCATGCCGAACTCACGTACACCGTAGTGGATGTAGTTACCAGAGAAGTCGTTCGCTTCTAGCGACTTAGAACCAGACCACATAGTCAGGTTAGAAGGTGCCAGGTCAGCAGAGCCGCCCATGAACTCAGGTAGCATTTGGCCAAAGGCCTCTAGTGCGTTCTGAGAAGCTTTACGAGATGCGATGTTGGCTGGGTTCGCCTGAAGATCTGCGATGATAGCGTTCGCTTTCTCTTCCCACTGCGTAGGTAGTTCACCGTTTACACGGCGCTTGAACTCAGCTGCTAGCTCTGGGTGAGCCGCTTCATAAGCTGCTAGTTTTTCGTTCCAAGCTGCTTCTTTCGCCGCGCCCGCTTCTTTGGCATCCCACTCAGCGTAAACGTCAGCAGGGATTTCGAATGGACCGTGGTTCCAGCCTAGGAATTCACGAGCCGCTGCGATTTCGTCGTGGCCCAGTGGTGCACCGTGACAGTCGTGAGAGCCAGACTTGTTAGGCGAGCCGAAACCGATGATAGTCTTGGTACAGATCAGTGTTGGACGCGGATCTGCTTTTGCTGCTTCGATTGCTGCATTGATTGCGTCTGCATCGTGACCGTCTACTGCTGGGATAACGTGCCAGCCGTAGGCTTCGAAACGCTTAGGCGTATCGTCAGAGAACCAACCTTCTACGTGACCGTCGATAGAGATGCCGTTGTCATCCCAGAACGCAATCAGTTTGCCAAGGCCTAGGGTACCCGCAAGCGAGCACGCTTCGTGAGAGATACCTTCCATCAGGCAGCCGTCGCCCATGAAAGCGTAAGTGTAGTGGTCAACGATATCGTGGCCGTCACGGTTGAACTGGGCTGCCATGGCTTTTTCTGCCATTGCCATACCCACCGCATTGGTGATGCCCTGGCCTAGTGGACCCGTTGTGGTTTCGATGCCCGGAGCGTAGCCGTACTCAGGGTGGCCCGGTGTTTTCGAGTGTAGTTGACGGAAGTTTTTCAGATCGTCAATTGATAGCTCGTAACCTGTTAGGTGAAGCAGCGAGTAAATCAGCATTGAACCGTGGCCGTTGGACAGCACGAAGCGGTCGCGGTCAGCCCACTCAGGGTTTTGCGGGTTGTGGTTCATGTGGTTGCGCCACAATACCTCGGCAATATCAGCCATACCCATAGGTGCACCCGGGTGACCAGAGTTTGCCTGCTGTACACCGTCCATGCTCAGGGCACGGATTGCATTTGCCAACACTTTACGTTCCATATTTGTATCCACTATGAAATTGTCTAAATCGAAAAAGGAAGAAAGCGGCAAATGGCCGCTTTCTAAAATTATATCTGTAGGATTACAGACGCTCTGCAATCATGGCTTCTAGTTTGCCCTGATCGATGGCGAAGTTACGGATACCTTCCGCTAGCTTTTCAACAGCCATTGCGTCTTGGTTGTGCTCCCATAGGAACTCTGCGTGCGTCATCGCCGCTGGGCGTTCTTTGATTTCTGTGGCAGGCGTTAGCTTCTGAACAACTTCGCCTTGCGCTTCTTCAAGTTCCTGAAGCAGCTGTGGGCTGATAGTTAGGCGGTCACATCCTGCAAGCTCAAGGATTTCACCTGTGTTGCGGAAGCTCGCACCCATTACCACTGTATTGTAATCGTGCTCTTTGTAGTAGGTGTAGATCTTGCTTACAGATAGCACGCCTGGATCTTCAGCTGCTTCAAAGTCACGGCCTTCTTTGGCTTTGTACCAGTCCATGATGCGGCCAACGAATGGCGAAATCAGGTAAACACCGGCTTCGGCACAGGCACGTGCCTGAGCAAATGAGAACAGAAGTGTCAGGTTACAGTTGATGCCTTCTTTTTCCAGAACCTCAGCCGCGCGGATACCTTCCCAAGTAGAAGCAAGTTTGATCAGGATACGGTCATTTGGAATGCCTGCATCGTTGTACATTTTGATCAACTGGCGGGCTTTGGCAATGCTGCCTTCTGTGTCGTAAGAAAGGCGTGCATCTACTTCGGTAGAAATACGGCCAGGAACTACGTTCAGGATTTCTTTACCGATGTTTACAGCCAGCATGTCACAGGTGTCTTGGATTTGTTGTTCTTTGTTGTCACTCTGTGCTTTGGCGTAAGCAATGGCTTGCTCGATTAGCGGGGCATATTCGGCAATTTGAGCCGCTTTCAGGATCAGGGATGGGTTGGTGGTCGCATCTTCCGGCTTGTACTTACTGATAGCTTCAATATCACCTGTATCAGCAACAACAGTAGTTAGCGCGCGCAGTTGTTCCAGTTTAGTACTCATATATTCCGACCTTATCCTCGTAGGGCATTGTTTCAATGCTAGCTAAAAAATCCTGCTGGCAAAGTTATAATTACGCTTTCTTAACCTTTCCGTATCAGACCAAAAACATGGCTAATGAGCGGATGGATCGCTTAAGAACAATTGATGCTTCGATAATTAGCGTTTTGGCATATTTTGTCAATCATAAAAGTGCTCAAACCGTGTTTTGATCTCAGTTTTATCCAGTTGCGGTGCTTGATGACCAATAATTCAGCTGTGCTCTCATCCTTGGAGGAATGGATGGAATGCTTTTGTGGTGAGCATATGATCGCGAGATGGAACATATGTTCGGTGTGGGCGTAATATAAGCAGGGTGGAGGACCGGTGAGTTGTTGCTTAGCGGTGGATATCTCTGTGTTGGCGATTTACCGGCGGAAACGAACGGCCCCGGGAGTGGCGATACTCCCGGGGCCGACTGCGGTAGGAAGGGTTACATGGTGACGCCGATGGAGAGGATGATGCAGTTTAGCGCAACAAAGAAGGCAACCAGCGGTGCGATAAATTTCAGCCAGGTCACATAAGGGATACGCGCAATTGCCAGACCGCCCATCAGTACACCGTAAGTTGGGGTTACAAACAAGACAGTACCAATTCCGCTCATAAACGCGGTAACGACTAATTCGCGGCCAGTGTTGGCAAAATCACTCAATGGAGCCAGGATAGGCATACTCATCACTGCCAGGCCGGAGGTAGACGGTACAATGAACGACAGCAGCATTTCAATGCCGTAGACGGTGTTGATAAACAGTACCGAGCTCTTGCCGGCAACAAGCCCTTCGGCATAGTTAAGAATGGTATCGGTGATATTGCCCGCTTCCATTACGACAACGATACCGCGTGCAACACCGACAATTAATGCAACCCCGATGAGATCGGCAGCGCCGGCGACAAATGAGTTAATCAGGTCATCTTCGCTCAGTCGGCCGACAATCCCGCACAGGATCCCCATGAAGATAAACAGGGTTGCCATCTCAGCCATCCACCAACCAAGGACGGATACACCGTATATCATGATAGCGAATGTCAGGATAAACAGTACCAGTACCGCTTGCTGCGGGCCGGTAAGCACCGGCAGGTTGCTGGTGGTGTCTTTGTTACCAAGAAAATGTTGCTCGTGATCATCGCGCAGGTGGGCAAGCAGCGATGACTCTGGATTGTTCTGAATCTTTTTGGCGTAGCGCATGACGTAGCCGATACCGACAACCAGAGCGATTGCCAGAATCGCGAAACGCAGCTCTACACCGCTGAGGAAGTCCACGCTGGCCGCGTTAGAGGCGATCACCGTACCAAACGGGTTGATAGTCGAGCCCAGGGTGCCGATCCCGGTACCCACGAAGATCACGGCAACGGCCACCAGAGGGTCAAAGCGTGCTGTCATGAAAATGGGGATAAGCAGACCGTAAAATGCCAGTGATTCCTCTGCCATACCGTAGGAGGTACCGCCGAGCGCGAACAGAACCATCAGGATCGGGATCATATAGATCTCTTTGCCTTTCAGGCGCACCATGATCCGCGCAATACCGGTATCAATTGCCCCGGTTTTGGTGACTATCCCTAAAAAGCCACCGACCATCAGGACAAAGAGGCTGACATCAATGGCCCCGATGACGCCGCTGATAGGATCATAGAAACCGGAAATGGGTGCCATTAGTGTGTCGAAAAAACCTTGCGGCGACGATTCAATGATTTGGAACGAGCCAGGTAAAGGGACTTCACGGCCGAGTTGTTCGTTCATCTCGCGGGTGTATTTCCCTGCTGGCAGTATGTAGGTCAGCATGGCAAAAAATGCTATCAAGAAGAATAGGATGGTAAATGTATTGGGAAACTTTTTAATTTTTAGCATGGTGCTTCCTTAGCAGGTTGTGGTTCGATCCTGCATTAGTTGGGTCGAAATTAAATGAAGCGTTTGGTGACGTATTCGGATGTCATGCATTGCAGGACACCCCCGTAAGAGAGTTCGAACTCGACCAGGCTGCCTGTGTGGTAGTCTGTTTTGCTGTCACTGATGTCGATGATCAGGTGGTCGCTACTGCCACCGATAACGATGATGTCTTTGTCTTTGGGGGTGATCTCGTTAATATCGACATCTTGTTTGCCGATTGCGCAAATGGCGCGTTTGCGTAATCCCCGGTCAACAAACTCAGGCTTGTTGCCAAAGGCATCGAGGGCGGTGGAATTGATCGGTACTGAAGGTTTTATTTTGAGCTCGACGATTTCGGCGGTGAGATCGAAAGTATCTTGCCGGGTGTTGGGGATTGGATCATCGTTTAAGCCAATCCCCATCAGGAGTGATGCCCCGAGCCTGAGCTGATTGATATCTTGTGGAAGCTGACCGTTGAGCATCAAAGGCAGAGCGGCCGAACTGGCGCCGGAGATGTACTTCAGCGTGATGCCTAGTTCAGATTCAATCTGCCTGGCGAGGCTGACCAGTTTGCTCTGGTTCTCTTCTGTGGGCTCCACTCCACCGTAGCAGGCGAGGTTGGTGCCGAGACCGACGACCTCTATGCCTGGCAGCGCCATCGCTTTGTGAGAAAGCGCGATCGTCTCTTCTTCATAGAACGCCCCTTCGCGGAGATCACCCAAGTCATGCATGAGGATAATCTGATGAGTTTTATGCTGCCTGACTGCCGCGTCAGACAGTGCCTCCAATGTCGTGAGTTCTGAGTTGAGGGAGATATCGGCATAATGCACCACATCGTCGGCCTCGCTGATGGCGGGTATTCTTAACAGCATTTTTTCCGCATCAAGTCGCTGGAGTTTTTTTAAATTGGCAATGCGTGAATCGGCCAGCAGGTGAATTCCGCCGTTGATAATTGCCTGTCCAACCTCCGGATAGGCGCAGGCCAGTTTGGTTACGCCAGCGGGGGAAACGCCGTAGCTGTGGCAGGCGGAAACCATATTCTGAGTATTTTTGGTGATCGTATTTAAATGAATATTAATGCAAGGGTAAGTGCTCATATTATTACCTTTAGGCAATATTGTTATTTGTTATTATTGAGCGCTATTTACAGGTGAATATAAATAATGAGTTTTGTATGGTTACTTTGAAAAATGACAATGTATTATTTTTGATGAAATAATATCCGCGGGATAAGTAATTTTATCCCACGGTAATAATAATTGTATTTAAAACACAGTTTGTTATTTGGATAGGAGGAGCGGTGATTGTTGCTGTTGGTGCGAAATGGTGATGGCACGAATTAATTCAGCGGCGGCCTTTGATAATTCTTTTGATTCAAGGGTGGTCAAATGAAATTTGGCAAAATACTCCAGAGAAGGGGCGTTAACTTTGACCATTTCTCCTCGCTGCGCCCAAATCGATGCGTAGTGATCTGGCAGATAACCAACAAAATTGCCGGATAGGATAAGATGGGCTGTGGCTTCCATGTTGGTACTGCAGGCAAGATGGAGCAGATCTTTGGTACCGCTAAGCGGTGTGATTTTGTGGGACAGACCACGCTCTACAACTGGAAACTGTCGGAGCTCCTGGGGAGTGATCTCCTTTGAGATAGCGAGTATTGGGTGGTCGGGTACGCAGTACAGG
Proteins encoded:
- the tkt gene encoding transketolase; its protein translation is MERKVLANAIRALSMDGVQQANSGHPGAPMGMADIAEVLWRNHMNHNPQNPEWADRDRFVLSNGHGSMLIYSLLHLTGYELSIDDLKNFRQLHSKTPGHPEYGYAPGIETTTGPLGQGITNAVGMAMAEKAMAAQFNRDGHDIVDHYTYAFMGDGCLMEGISHEACSLAGTLGLGKLIAFWDDNGISIDGHVEGWFSDDTPKRFEAYGWHVIPAVDGHDADAINAAIEAAKADPRPTLICTKTIIGFGSPNKSGSHDCHGAPLGHDEIAAAREFLGWNHGPFEIPADVYAEWDAKEAGAAKEAAWNEKLAAYEAAHPELAAEFKRRVNGELPTQWEEKANAIIADLQANPANIASRKASQNALEAFGQMLPEFMGGSADLAPSNLTMWSGSKSLEANDFSGNYIHYGVREFGMTAIMNGIALHGGFVPYGATFLMFMEYARNAMRMAALMKVQNIQVYTHDSIGLGEDGPTHQPVEQMASLRLTPNMSTWRPCDQVESAVAWKLAIERKDGPTALIFSRQNLAQQERSEAQVADIAKGGYILKDSEGKPELIFIATGSEVELAVEAAAQLTAEGKKVRVVSMPSTDAFDKQDAAYREAVLPSDVTARVAIEAGIADFWYKYVGFDGRIIGMTTFGESAPAGELFKMFGFTTENAVETAKELLS
- a CDS encoding alanine/ornithine racemase family PLP-dependent enzyme encodes the protein MSTYPCINIHLNTITKNTQNMVSACHSYGVSPAGVTKLACAYPEVGQAIINGGIHLLADSRIANLKKLQRLDAEKMLLRIPAISEADDVVHYADISLNSELTTLEALSDAAVRQHKTHQIILMHDLGDLREGAFYEEETIALSHKAMALPGIEVVGLGTNLACYGGVEPTEENQSKLVSLARQIESELGITLKYISGASSAALPLMLNGQLPQDINQLRLGASLLMGIGLNDDPIPNTRQDTFDLTAEIVELKIKPSVPINSTALDAFGNKPEFVDRGLRKRAICAIGKQDVDINEITPKDKDIIVIGGSSDHLIIDISDSKTDYHTGSLVEFELSYGGVLQCMTSEYVTKRFI
- a CDS encoding YfcC family protein, whose product is MLKIKKFPNTFTILFFLIAFFAMLTYILPAGKYTREMNEQLGREVPLPGSFQIIESSPQGFFDTLMAPISGFYDPISGVIGAIDVSLFVLMVGGFLGIVTKTGAIDTGIARIMVRLKGKEIYMIPILMVLFALGGTSYGMAEESLAFYGLLIPIFMTARFDPLVAVAVIFVGTGIGTLGSTINPFGTVIASNAASVDFLSGVELRFAILAIALVVGIGYVMRYAKKIQNNPESSLLAHLRDDHEQHFLGNKDTTSNLPVLTGPQQAVLVLFILTFAIMIYGVSVLGWWMAEMATLFIFMGILCGIVGRLSEDDLINSFVAGAADLIGVALIVGVARGIVVVMEAGNITDTILNYAEGLVAGKSSVLFINTVYGIEMLLSFIVPSTSGLAVMSMPILAPLSDFANTGRELVVTAFMSGIGTVLFVTPTYGVLMGGLAIARIPYVTWLKFIAPLVAFFVALNCIILSIGVTM
- the tal gene encoding transaldolase; the protein is MSTKLEQLRALTTVVADTGDIEAISKYKPEDATTNPSLILKAAQIAEYAPLIEQAIAYAKAQSDNKEQQIQDTCDMLAVNIGKEILNVVPGRISTEVDARLSYDTEGSIAKARQLIKMYNDAGIPNDRILIKLASTWEGIRAAEVLEKEGINCNLTLLFSFAQARACAEAGVYLISPFVGRIMDWYKAKEGRDFEAAEDPGVLSVSKIYTYYKEHDYNTVVMGASFRNTGEILELAGCDRLTISPQLLQELEEAQGEVVQKLTPATEIKERPAAMTHAEFLWEHNQDAMAVEKLAEGIRNFAIDQGKLEAMIAERL